The genome window GAGGTTCACCCGCGCGTTTCAAAAATGGGGTAATCGAGAAAGACGATTTATCGCCAGGCAATGCTGTTGGTTGCTTGATGCCTTTATTCCAGGACTTGATCGCCCCTGGCGTTGCAATGGTCAGTGTGGGAACAAATTGAGTGCCCATAGTTCGATTAGCAGGAGCACGAGGTTTTGCATGGGGCCGAGGACTTCCAGTTGCTTTAAGAATATTACGCTGCTGTTGACCATTactctgagcttcttggcGTTGATCTTTGACTTGCCGCAATTTTCGATTGAGATCTTCGATCCTTTCTTCGAGAGCAGCGCGCTGAGCTTCGCTTTCGTGCTTTTGTTGAAGAGCACTGCGCTCTTGTCGTTCCCGAGCTTGTATTTGCTCTGCAAGTTCCTTACGTGCTTCCTCAAGTCTCGAGGACAAATTCGCAATTTCCCCTGCCTGACGAGTCTCTCGTTCGTGAGCACGTTCGTGAGCCCGCTTTTCGTTCTCCAATTGTTCTTCGACCGTAATCAGCTGGCGTCTCAATGCCTGTTTTTCGGCGACGGTATTCTGGGAAGAGATGCTTTGTACCCTAAACCGCTCTGCTTCTAGTTGCAAGTTGGAAATTTCTTTCGATAGGCGAATATTCTCGTCTACCACTCTCTTAGATTCAACAGCAGTATTGCCCAGAGAAGCAAGTTCCCCCTATTGTAATAGTCAGAGTGATGTTCCAACCGGTCAAGGGATAACGAGCAACGTACACGAAGATTCTCTATTTCACGTGACGAGGCAGCGAGTATATTCTTTAAGCGATTCGCTTCATTGAGGGTTTTATTGAATTGAACACGTAGGCACGATTCAGATTCTCTAGCTCTGACTAATTCTCCGCtggtctcctccagctgcaaGTGCAGGCTATCATTTTCGAACTGGAGAAGTAATTGCTGCATACGTATTTCGCGAGCTCGCTCGATTTCTAGAACAAGGGTTGTGCGGCCTACTGCACGTTCATATTCTTGCTCATAGTGTGCAGTGATAAGTGCCATTCGGCACTGAGGAATCGGGTAAGTTTTAACTTGCACCTCGTGGTCGTAAAGCATGCATACATCATCCAAACCCGGTGCTGACATTGGGACGAGAGAAATCAGTGTCCGCTTGCAAGGGAGATCAACAACGACTAAGTGTAGCCAATATTGAGTCGTCAAGACTGTATTATTGTGTTATGGAGTCTTGTTTGTCCGGGGTCCGTGGTGATGTTTGAAAACGCAGTCTGTGACGATATCAACAGGTATGTACGGGGAGTCAGCCAACTTAATGTACTGACTGTGCCTCTGTTAGTATTGTTTGGGGCAGCGGGCCAACACGCGTCTGTCAACATTCAACGGAACAACTAGCTCGGCAGCTCCCGAAGTTGTGGACACCTGGACTCTCTAGGTTGCACTAAAGCGATTATTGCGTAGTTATGAAGTGCCGCCAACTTCTACTCCATCCAGAATACCTCCTACACAGACATCAGATAATGACCGCTTGAGGATCGCTCATTCACTGTGTCTTCTAGTGTTCCTCCACATTCGAGCTCAACAAAGCATTTTAAATGAGTCATTCTTCCAGACCCTGGAGAAAATGAAACTCAACTCTctcatctctttcctctgCATTGCGGCGAGCGCGCTTTGTACATCCTCAGACCCTAATAAGTACGAGAAATACAAATCAGTATCTCCTGTCGCGCCGATTGGATTGACGGATGTTACATATCATGATTTGACCTCAAAACCCCGCGACTTCCATGTCGCGGTTCTTCTAACAGCTACTGACGCTCGCTATGGTTGCGCGCTATGTCGCGAGTTCCAATCCGAGTGGGACCTCATTGCACGAAGTTGGAATAAGGGCTCCAAGTCAGACGATTTAAAGCTGCTCCTCGCTACTCTGGATTTCAGTAATGGCAAGGAGACCTTCCAGAAGGTATAAGAATGATCATTCTTCCTGAGCCCTCTTGGTGTATTGTTCATCTGATCTGATGAGGAAACAGCTGATGCTTCAAACTGCGCCTGTCCTTCTCTTGTTTCCTCCTACAGTCGGCCCCTTTGCCAAGGTTGACAATGCACCCGTAAGGTTCGACTTCACTGGGTAAGAGTCTCTTGGATCTGCCACATGAGTTTTCCATATTGATGAAAGATGTTTAGTCCATTATCTGCCGACCAACTCTACACATGGATCAGCCGACATCTTCCGGAAGGTGCAAAACCACCTCTCATCCGCCCAATCAATTACATGCGAATTATCTCTGCAATCACTCTCCTTATGGGTGTGATAACTTTGTTTACGGTTTTGTCTCCGTATGCCTTGCCGATCATAAGAAACCGAAATCTGTGGGCCGGCTTTAGCCTGATTGCTATCTTGCTGTTCACCAGTGGCCACATGTTCAATCATATCCGCAAAGTACCCTACGTCGTAGGTGACGGCAAGGGAGGCATTAGCTATTTTGCTGGTGGATTCTCTAACCAGTTCGGCATGGAAACGCAGATTGTCGCTGCCATTTGTAAGTCGTTCAAGTTCCGGAGACACCATTTGTCCACACACATACTGACGATTCACTGTGATTGCAGACGCTGTACTTTCCTTTGCAGCGATTGCTCTTTCTATGAAGGTCCCTCGCATGGGGGACAAGAAGGCACAGCAACTGGCCGTCGTAATCTGGGCAGGCGTACTGCTTTGTATGTacagcttcctcctcaacgTCTTCAAGACGAAGAATGGCGGATATCCTTTCTACCTCCCTCCTTTTTAGAAGTCAGACATCACCGGGGTTTAATCCTAGTCCTTCGACCCGTTGATGCGATATCCTTGAAGCAAAAGAGCCCGATCTAGGTGCAGCATGTCACCTGCCGAAGCCTTCTTTCGCGGATGGATTTGCGATCTCGACTTTCTCCTGGTGTTTCCGGGTCTTGGACACCTATCTACTCTACATCAGCCTGCACTGCGACTAGGCGAAGGAGTTCTTAgttttttcccccttcctcACAAGCGTCAGCGACGTTAGCCTTCACAATTATGGTACTACTGTAATACAGAAAAGTCCGCTATAGAGAAAGACTATTCGATGGATAGATGACATGATCGTCCGCAAAATGAATCCTAGAACGCAGAAAAACCAAAACACACTAGATTCACTCAGTCAAAAAATCTGTTCAGCAAGTGCATGGATAGATACACTAGAAGctctttcatcttcatttcaGACGGGTGAATCTTGGTAGAGGTAGATGTGGAGGTCAGTTTGCCTTCGTGATTTCCACTGGGTCCTCTACATGTGCGGACCCAGTGTGGTTCACCGTACTACGGCGGTGGCGGCTGCGGCTAGGTAGAAGACAACATCACAACAGAGCTCTACCTTGTCTGGTCAACACCGCGTGCCTAGAGAAAGCATGTCATTCCTGGAGACAACAGACTGCAGATTTGTCTAACATCATACTCCTCTAAATCAAGATTGTGTTTAAACCTTCGTTATCCATGCATTAAGTCCCAGCTCGATAGTACTTGCGGATTAAAAAGTTCATATGAGACGTGCAGAGAGCATGCCACTATGTCCAAGCAagacagccttctcactAGAAAGGCTTTGGCATCATCGGTGTCAGGGACTACGCTTTTGGTCATGATCCAGTTGGTTTCGCGGCTGTTCACCTTTGTTGCCAATCAACTGGTCCTGAGGAACCTATCACCAGCGACTCTGGGAGCAGCAACTCAACTCGAGTTGTTCATGGTTACGATCTTATACTTCTCTCGTGAGGCCATCAGATTAGCCATTCTGAGACAGCCTCTTGATTCGCCATCATCCCCCGATATCAGCAAACAAGAGAAGCCGCGCATAGCTTGCgacaaggaaatggaagctcAATCCATGGCGACTCAATCAATAGTGAACATGTCCTACCTCAGCCTTGCAGTTGGAATTGCGCTTTCTATCTTGCTCGGTACTTTCTACATACAGTTTGCTGCTGAGCAGGTTGCTCAAACATCTTTCTATCGCTGCAGTGTGGCAATCGTCTGTCTCGCGTCGACCTTGGAGCTATGCACTGAACCTTTCTTTGCTGTAGTCCACAGATATATGCTGTACAAGACTAGGGCAACCGTTGAAATGGCCGCAGCATTCGTAAGAAGTCTAACAACGTGTGGTCTACTTCTCTGGGCATCTTGGAATGGAAGCAATGTCGGTATACTTCCATTTGCACTTGGTCATCTCTTTTATGCCTTGGTGCTTCTCTGCGGCTACTCTGCAGCTCTGTCAAACTCAGCGAGTAGATGGCATTTTTCGTTTCTGCCCAGCCGCATAAGATCAAGGTATGTGGAGGTCATTACTATCAAATAGGACAGCCATGATAACAGGTCCAGAGACAACAAGTCCGTTTATATCTTGGGCATGTTTTCCTCGCAGTTGATCTCTCTATCTGCAAATCTCTTCTTTCAATCCGTGGTCAAGCATTTGCTCACGCAAGGGGACGCCATGATGCTTGCCGCAATGTCAAGCTTAGAGGATCAGGGGATATACTTCCTCGCTTCTAATTATGGTGGTCTTATAGCTCGCGTCCTTTTCCAGCCAATTGAGGAGAGCTCTCGCACCCTCTTTTCGTCGCTCCTGGGTCTCAGTGACGTAAATGGAGAAAATCCAAGAAACATTGAGGCTGCTAAGACTCATCTTACCGATGTCATGAAGGCATACGGGATCCTATCTGCTTTCATCTTTCCTTTGAACCCCGTCATAATCAAGCAAATTCTTCACCTATTGGGAGGGACAGAATGGGCTGGTTCTGAGGTCTATCGACTACTTTCGCTTTATTGCTTCTATATACCTTTTTTGGCATTTAATGGCATAACAGAGGCCTTTGTCTCGTCTGCTGCTAATGGGTCAGAGCTTCGATCGCAGGCGGGCTGGATGGGGGTTTTCTCGGCATGCTTTGCGTTAGCGGCCTACCTTTTCCTGAGCGTTGGCGATCTCGGCGCTCGTGGCTTGGTGTATGCCAATATAGTCAACATGACAGTCCGCATACTTTGGAGTCTACATTTCATACGAGAGTACATGCACCATCATGACAACGACATAACGTTGACCGAGCTCTGCTTGAGTCCTCATACCTATATTACAGGCTTTCTAATGACCACAATCACGATACTCGGGCCAGAGCTATTCCACAGCGATTCTCATGGTCTGATAGGGACGGCAGGGTTTTGCGCCTCCTATATTATTCTAATGTGAGTTACCCTTTGAACAAGACTTGAACGAGCCCTGACGGCCCTCTATGATAGTCTATATTTCGAGAGAACATGTTTGAGGAGATTGTACAACCGGGTTTGTCAAACTTGGAAGCAGGACACCTCTTACCGCAAGACAAAGTAATACGATTTCATTCATCGAAAACAATCTTTGTCGCTGACTTGCTGGTATCCACGTCCTTGAAGAATGCGCCGTACGCACCatgctgcttcttcttcacggTTGTTCCAAACTTGAGCAGAGCGTCCGGTACATCTTGTTTGGCTGCTCTCAGAACGTTTATCAACCTGTGACATATTAGGAAGATGGCCACATTAGCAGATTATTCGAATACATAGGCTGATTGACGGTTCTGAGAACTTACGCGCCAGACTGGGCTTTATCCGCTTCTGTGAAAAGAGTAATGGCATGGCCATCGGCTCCGGCGCGCCCGGTCCTATTTAAAATGGAGTTAATACTTCCAGCCGAGAGAGAGCATCGTTACTAACCGGCCAATTCGATGTACATAGTCCTCGACTGTTAGAGGAAATGTGACATTGATAACCAATTTGACTGACGGTATGTCAAGGCCACGGGCTGCCACGTCGGTGGCAACAAGTACAGTAGCCGACCCGGTTTTAAATGCCTCTAGACTTTTAAATCGTTCGTGCTGGTTCAAATCTCCATGTATCCCTGCGACTTTGAAGTTCTTGCTTCGTAAAAGTCTCTCGACACGAACCGCTTCTTTTTTGTACAAGCAAAAGACAAGAACCTTATCGCCAACTGCTGCGCCTCGCTGAGAGCGACTGAGCAACTGAACAAGCCTAGCCTCCTTTTCTTGAGGCTTAACAACCTCGACCACCTGTTTAATCCTGGTATTAGCACGCGGATCGGCGGACGGATCACCACCGATGGTGACAGTCACAGCTGAAGTCATGAAAGAAGCCGCCAGGTCTCTGACGCTTGGAGGCCAGGTTGCTGTGAACATGACTGTTTGGCGTGTTGAATCTGGCGTGGAGCGGATAATGTCTTTTATATCCTGTTCAAAACCCTTGTCCAGCATGCGATCCGCTTCGTCCAAGACTAGGTATTTGACCTTTCCAAGATCCACGGAGCCATCGTCTTTAAGATCTTTCAGTCTACCAGGGGTGGCAACAACGATAGCTGCAGTCTTCAGTGCCTCGCGCTGTTCATCTTTCTTCACACCCCCATAGATACATGTTACTCTGATGTCCACAGAGGCCCCAAACTTCGATAGCTGATCATATATCTGCATTGCAAGTTCCCTGGTTGGCGAAATGATGACTGCTGCAGGTCTTGCATGTTTTCGCTTGACCTTCCCTGAATCCAGAATTTTCTTAATACACGGCAATCCGAAAGCCAATGTCTTCCCGCTTCCGGTCTCTGCGATGCCTATGACATCCCGACCGGCGAAGAGTAGAGGCCATGTTGCAGATTGAATTGGTGTTGGCGACGAGAAAGAGCTCAATGGGTCATAGATCTTGCTGAAGCTGCTAGGGAGGTGAGAAAACGACATAATGGGGCGCAGCGGTGGCGCTTCCGAAGAATCGGTCACTTTAATACAATGCTTCGCGAGAAACTGGTCTATCTCGATCTGAGAAAGATCACCTAGGGCTGGTGACTGAACGTAAGTAGCATCTGGTTTAGAGTCAGGTTCATTTCTAACAGCTTCTGCAGTCGCAGAGATCCTCGATCCCTCTCCATTTCTTTCATTCTTGGATCTTTTCTTGGGCCGGTAATCGCCACCTTCGTGTTGGACACGCTTGGCCATAATGAGGATCTGTTGAGGTCTGGTCTTTCCTCGCTTTTGAAACCAGGGACGGAACAAATACAGGTAGATCGACAGATATGGGAGCTAGAGGACGAGATCTCACAAAAATAAGAAATGTAAACTTGCGTAATCAAATAAAATATCAAGAGATGCTGTGTGtgtgaaaaaaaaaagtgggAAAAATATCCGggagagcaaggaagaacaAAAATGTCATATTTTTATTCTGCCAATCAACACCGCCGATATCTCTAGCATATTCAAAATTGGTCATTTCTCGATGTCATTCCAAATTGAATTTAGGTAACCCTATTTGGGTGATAATAATGGTTAAATGCTACTAGGTTGCATCAAGTTGCATCAGAGCTATTGCCGTTCATATATCATGTATATATTAGTAACGTACCCCCTAAGCGcacttctactactacttaGCCTCCTAAGCCAGGTAGAACATATCATTAGATAAGCGCTTAGAAAAATGGCATTCTCACATGTCGTAACTCGATAAGATTATCCGCTCCTTGCATAGAAGCTATACTTAGAGAGCTTCCTAGCATATGTAAGTGTCAGTGTCACATTGTGGGCCTATGGGACATGACTACTCTGGGAGGCTTATAAGCATGTCCTAGGCCAAGTGGCTGACATTTTGGTGTCGTAGATAGTAACTGCCTAGGACACTACTTTCTTACACTAAGCTTATGATACTTCAACTTATACAGAGTAAATTAATATAGTTTATCCCGGAATCCTGGATTGTGAATATAGCGTACTTAAGAGACCTAGCACTCACTTACTAGCATTAGATGTTACAGGCTGTACCTTTCATGTGAAGTAAAGAGTAACACCCCACCCGTACCTCTCTAATACTGCAAGAACTCAAGTATGTGATTGGACCATAAAGTCCACTAGCTAAAGAGGGCCTGTGTTATTGTTAAGGGGGCAATGAATGGGGGAGACTTAAGGTTACAGGGTCAGGGGCTCCCGAACTGACACAAACATGATCTTTGAGGTAAGTACAAAGTTTGATTGTCATGAAGAAAATCAACTAGGAATGGCAGCTTACCTAAACCTCATTCGACTTCATACCTTGTATACATTGCCCTTCCCGATTACCTGGTATGCGAGACTCTGCGAACTTCCAACCAAGAAGTCGAGTCCTAAACACTTGGAAATAAGCGAAACTACGTCATATACCCTATATTGACGAATGTCTATAAAGCTAAAATCGTGCATGTAATAAATTCAAGCCTCGGAAGGACCAAACTTAGCCAGGAAAGGCAAATCCACCATTGGCTCAAGGAGTTTCAAGAAAGGCCATATGAGTTAATCAGGGCCATGAGGCGAGATGCTTCCTCCGAGTAGTTGACAGGTTTGGCCGTCGATACCTGATAACGGATGCTAATTAAGATGTCATTAACGGTAGGTTCAATATCGGTAGCCACAGCAGATTGCTTACCGTTGCTGATCTCCGAAATGATCAAGCTTGGCCCGACATCTGAAGTTCCAAGTTCGACAATTAGCTTCCTGGAAAATGTCTCCAGCGGCCTTTTCTCCATTTTGGCGAAGATCCATTAACTGATCCGCAGACGTGCCCATTAACTGTTTCCCGACTTCATCGAAGCAACTGAGCCAGAGCTGGCCAGTATGATCGCTAACATTGATGAGCATGATGTATCGATACTCTGGGCGCGGGTGAGTTTTATCACAGCTTTCGCACCGCcattgaccaggatccaGTTCTGTCACCTTTTTATTGCACCCTTCGGAGAGGCAAGCAGGGTAGCACATGTTGTCTTGCTTTATGTAAATAACAGTCCCTTTGAGCGAGAAGTATACTGCATCTTCTGACATCCCTAGTTGTTCCTCGCGTACCTGTGCAATTGTTTTCAAGTGATCCAATCTCTTTGCAGACGAGGATGCATTGGACATAGTGGCATGTGACGCGAATGTCTCGTGTCTGCCTTGAGCATCATACCAACCCTTGAGacgatgagcttcttctaTGTCAGGGTCAACAGTCATTGAACCAGAACTCAACAGACTCAGACTTCGTCCTCCAAAATCAGAGACTTTGACACCCTTGAAAGCAATTACAGACTCTGGGGTCGCATTGAAATTCAATGCTGTGGAGCCCCAGATGGTAAGACGAACAGAAAAGCCCGAGCTATCGACTAAGGTAAGCTCTCGCTTGTCATAGGGCTTGCTTGTCGTCTTTGATACGATCTGAGTAGTCTCCCCGACGTCTTTCAGCACTCCAATAATGTCAATAGTGGTATCCTTCTCAACAGACTGGAGATCGCCCACGGTTGTGAAATTGAACCGAACCTGCGGAACATCGCTCTGATCCTCTGCCTAAACCAAAAATATAAGCTGTCAGATGCAACTGCGTTCGAGAAATTCACTGACCTTTTCAACAACTGTATCTTTCTCGAAGGTAAGTTCGTAGTCATTGTTCAGATTGGTAAATTGCTTCTTTGCAATCTGAACCCGGCAGGGGCTAGATATATAGTACACGCCTCCTTCATGAAAAACGTCATAGAGCAGGTCGCACTGCTCATTGAATCCCGTGGCACGGATTTCACCACTATCATCGAGTAAGTTGACACTAAATAGCCTACCCTCCGAGTTTCTGTTGTGCCAGGTTTTGATGGCTGATTTGGTCGTGCAACGCGCCTTGATCGTCCATTTATGTGAATAAGGAGAGATAGCTTCGATCGGATAGATGGTGGCGTGGGACGATGTCAAAGAGGAACGTGCAGGCTGTACGCGAGGTTCCCCTCGCTGATTTTGAACCTTGGAGCCATAAAATCCACCACCGGAAATTGTAGTTGGTTGGggcttttcatcttcttccaactTATTTTCCAATGGTCTCGGTTCTCCGATTTTCTCTGCTTCGCCGAGTTCCTGCAGGACCTCGAGATCCAAGATTATGAGAATTCTATGATGATATTAGCTGGGTACATAATTTGGGGTTCGGGGTCTACAACTTCTTCCCCTTGACTGAATTTGCTTGGAATGACTTCAAACGGACAAAACACCCTTTCTTTAGCATGCCACTCGTTACAAGTGGGTTCGCCTCTGTCATACAGCCCGCTAATCAGTAATATATGACAATTCACCGGTCCTCCCTACTCACGTGTTGCAAGCATGGTCTGAACATAATTCGAGATATCACTGAACACGGCTCTGTACCGCTCCTGATGGTTCGGTTGGGGAGGCAAAGGCTTAATTTGGACACACTGGACGATAGGTTCATGAATTTGCGGTTTGGTTTCATCGAAGATGGCGCTGCAAGCCTATCAGTAAATCCTTGCCGTAGCTGATATGCTAGCAGAGggaaggagaaaggatgGGCTCTGGCAACGGGAAGATAAAGAAATCGTGTTTACCTGAGCGCCCCGACTGAGATATGAGATGCTGCATCGAGAGCCATCGCGCAAGCAACAGTTGCTGGACCCGTAGTCAGATGGCAAACCGAGAATAGATGAAAATATATCCAAATATTTTGGTAGATGAGAAAAAGAACGAATAAAATCACTTTCAGTCTAGTATTCGTTTCCTGAAGCCGatgccagaagaagcaggaacgTACCTTACTGAAGATTTATGTCAAATAAGGTCTACGCGTGGCGTGCATCCCTGACGCGTTGAGTGGCTACTTGATAGGCGGTAAGGCATGGTCAAGATTCCGTCCACAAAGGTACTCTGGTGGACCCTCTATGATGTGCCCTGTAGCCTAAGGTGGAAGGTAATACCCAAATGGAACCTTGAAACACCTACCCAGCTTAAAGTGGTTGGTGCATGGAAAGGAACTTAGGAAGTCAATGAAAATAGCATTATTATTGGCATTGATTAGACTAGTTGCAGCTTAGCACTTAGCAATAGTATGGAAGAAAcctatactctgtactatAGGCATGTGCTTTTCCTACACCTTTTTAAGTCACATCCTCTATGGAGCTCACTGGACAGGCAGAGGTTGATCTTAGTAACAATCCAATTTAAGATACCTACTACCTTCACCAATCCTTTTCGGATAATAAAAATCAATAGTTCCTAGGACTACAA of Aspergillus fumigatus Af293 chromosome 2, whole genome shotgun sequence contains these proteins:
- a CDS encoding oligosaccharide translocation protein RFT1, translating into MSKQDSLLTRKALASSVSGTTLLVMIQLVSRLFTFVANQLVLRNLSPATLGAATQLELFMVTILYFSREAIRLAILRQPLDSPSSPDISKQEKPRIACDKEMEAQSMATQSIVNMSYLSLAVGIALSILLGTFYIQFAAEQVAQTSFYRCSVAIVCLASTLELCTEPFFAVVHRYMLYKTRATVEMAAAFVRSLTTCGLLLWASWNGSNVGILPFALGHLFYALVLLCGYSAALSNSASRWHFSFLPSRIRSRDNKSVYILGMFSSQLISLSANLFFQSVVKHLLTQGDAMMLAAMSSLEDQGIYFLASNYGGLIARVLFQPIEESSRTLFSSLLGLSDVNGENPRNIEAAKTHLTDVMKAYGILSAFIFPLNPVIIKQILHLLGGTEWAGSEVYRLLSLYCFYIPFLAFNGITEAFVSSAANGSELRSQAGWMGVFSACFALAAYLFLSVGDLGARGLVYANIVNMTVRILWSLHFIREYMHHHDNDITLTELCLSPHTYITGFLMTTITILGPELFHSDSHGLIGTAGFCASYIILILYFERTCLRRLYNRVCQTWKQDTSYRKTK
- a CDS encoding replication factor A subunit protein RFA1 gives rise to the protein MALDAASHISVGALSAIFDETKPQIHEPIVQCVQIKPLPPQPNHQERYRAVFSDISNYVQTMLATQANPLVTSGMLKKGCFVRLKSFQANSVKGKKILIILDLEVLQELGEAEKIGEPRPLENKLEEDEKPQPTTISGGGFYGSKVQNQRGEPRVQPARSSLTSSHATIYPIEAISPYSHKWTIKARCTTKSAIKTWHNRNSEGRLFSVNLLDDSGEIRATGFNEQCDLLYDVFHEGGVYYISSPCRVQIAKKQFTNLNNDYELTFEKDTVVEKAEDQSDVPQVRFNFTTVGDLQSVEKDTTIDIIGVLKDVGETTQIVSKTTSKPYDKRELTLVDSSGFSVRLTIWGSTALNFNATPESVIAFKGVKVSDFGGRSLSLLSSGSMTVDPDIEEAHRLKGWYDAQGRHETFASHATMSNASSSAKRLDHLKTIAQVREEQLGMSEDAVYFSLKGTVIYIKQDNMCYPACLSEGCNKKVTELDPGQWRCESCDKTHPRPEYRYIMLINVSDHTGQLWLSCFDEVGKQLMGTSADQLMDLRQNGEKAAGDIFQEANCRTWNFRCRAKLDHFGDQQRIRYQVSTAKPVNYSEEASRLMALINSYGLS
- a CDS encoding OST3/OST6 family protein, with the translated sequence MKLNSLISFLCIAASALCTSSDPNKYEKYKSVSPVAPIGLTDVTYHDLTSKPRDFHVAVLLTATDARYGCALCREFQSEWDLIARSWNKGSKSDDLKLLLATLDFSNGKETFQKLMLQTAPVLLLFPPTVGPFAKVDNAPVRFDFTGPLSADQLYTWISRHLPEGAKPPLIRPINYMRIISAITLLMGVITLFTVLSPYALPIIRNRNLWAGFSLIAILLFTSGHMFNHIRKVPYVVGDGKGGISYFAGGFSNQFGMETQIVAAIYAVLSFAAIALSMKVPRMGDKKAQQLAVVIWAGVLLCMYSFLLNVFKTKNGGYPFYLPPF
- the dbp3 gene encoding RNA-dependent ATPase DBP3, with amino-acid sequence MAKRVQHEGGDYRPKKRSKNERNGEGSRISATAEAVRNEPDSKPDATYVQSPALGDLSQIEIDQFLAKHCIKVTDSSEAPPLRPIMSFSHLPSSFSKIYDPLSSFSSPTPIQSATWPLLFAGRDVIGIAETGSGKTLAFGLPCIKKILDSGKVKRKHARPAAVIISPTRELAMQIYDQLSKFGASVDIRVTCIYGGVKKDEQREALKTAAIVVATPGRLKDLKDDGSVDLGKVKYLVLDEADRMLDKGFEQDIKDIIRSTPDSTRQTVMFTATWPPSVRDLAASFMTSAVTVTIGGDPSADPRANTRIKQVVEVVKPQEKEARLVQLLSRSQRGAAVGDKVLVFCLYKKEAVRVERLLRSKNFKVAGIHGDLNQHERFKSLEAFKTGSATVLVATDVAARGLDIPSVKLVINVTFPLTVEDYVHRIGRTGRAGADGHAITLFTEADKAQSGALINVLRAAKQDVPDALLKFGTTVKKKQHGAYGAFFKDVDTSKSATKIVFDE